TGATGCAGGTCTTCTTATCTTTTTGGCTAGATGATGAATTGTTCAAATGGAGCTCACTGGGCAGATTAGAGTGggatttcttattattatttttattgggCGTGTGGGGAAGGTATGTAAACTGTAGggtaaaataaaacaaataagcCTAATTTTAAGCCTAGTTCTATGTGTTGATGTTGAGTACTTGAATCTGCTATTAGAGCCAAAACGAAGTAATAATAAGTGTGCTCTGTAATTCATGACCATTCAACCTTGCAGGCCTGCTATCATTTCTCTTTTCCCCACactcaaaaattagagaaatataAATCAGgaatcaaaaacaaaaactaagaATTAAAAACCACCAACTTggttaatattttataaaattaatataaataaaaaatttaaataaaaaaaaatacttattttcatctttaaatcaagtaatattacaaaaatatgattaaaataataaaaagttacaaataatacacattaaaaaattttcataataaaaataagtttattataattattttatttaattattctatttttaaaatttttattggaCCTGACAattcaaaaatagtaaaagtattttataattgattttcttattatttttagaaatatgtatatttcttttaattatatttaaatttatatgatcatataattttaattttaaaagtatataaaataaataatttaatctaaaaattatttttaaatattaaaaattcgtACAATAAGTTGTCAAAATAACTGAAAGtcaaaaaatctagtttttagttttttgacaaacaattaaaaatcaattgacaatataaacaaatgtatttttataatttatttttttactgaaaaaaatagaaacaaaaaataaaaaatagcaaCAATACCAAACATAAGGACCAATCCAGGTTACTCTCCAACTTTGTTTccacctttttttatttttagggtgtAGATTTCAAGTCAGAAACACATATAAGCAATATTTTAGCCCACTGTGGGCTAAAATATTATACTTGAAGGCAATTTCAAATGGTTACAGGCCAGAAACAGACCATACCAGTAGGCATTTTGAGTAGTTAAAATGCATTCTCTGCTTTTCCCATAGAACCATTCTCAATGCATATAGCTTTTTGGGGCTTCTTTTACACATATTGGTTGATAGTATGACATGAACTTGTCCAAGAAGGGGCACAGTGCCTTGTGCCACCCACCAGTTTATTAAGCGACTCAAAGAGGGCACCTTATAAGCACACTTTGGGTCCCCTGCTCATCAccaacaccaccaccaccacccacCACAAAAGAAGTGAAATACACACGCAGGTGCAGAAAAAGCAAAAGCAAATTAGAACTTTCTGATGAAGTCGTATATGTGTTTGTTGATCTCATCAGGCTTTTCCTGGTTGATGAAGTGAGCGACTCCTTCCATCACCACCACTTCCTGCAAAAATGGCACATCCTGTTTGAATCCGCCATTATGGATGTGTTCCTTGGTTCTTGGTGCATTGTAAGTCAGATCCAGATCTCCCACTATGAACTTAACTGGTACTTTTATTTGAGTCCCAGTCCAAGCTGCGGTGAGTTCCCAGTTCCTGCAGTAAAAATGACGACATAATTGCCGAGTCCAACTCAAAACAGGggggaaaattttcaaatataagGTAAATATACATTAGTTGACAAGATTGTTCCTAATTCAAACCCCTACCAAACCATCCGCACattgcaaatttgaaattcaagCATTAATGTTTCTTGGGAACCCCTTCCTTGGGGGTCCGAAAGATTTAATTGGACCGTTACATTCATACATACTGTTCTTAATTTGttggagaaattttttgaaaaaatcctGCTAATCAGCAAAATTTAACGTAGTAGTAATATGCGTAAATAGCCCGAGTTTCTTGTCTAAATTTCTCCAGCAGTATCAGCAAAATTCAAGTAACCACAAATCCAACCAGGGTTTCAATGAGACATACAGGTTCATTGCTCTATAGTAGTTCAATCCTCCAGTGAAGCCTTTCTTCTCGTATTTGCTCGAGTAGTAATGTAGGTCTTCCTCAGACAGCCAAGACGGCAGAATAATTGGAGTATCGGGCGAGTGCCCGAACGCTTTACCTTTGGGTAAATAGAGGGGACCAGGGTTGCGGTATGTCAGGAATTCCTTGAGAACCCTCTCAGTACCAATCTGGGCAAATTCAGCTTCAATTTCTCCAGCTTCCTGCAACAGAGTCGAGCATCTGCCCCCATTAGTCATTTGACATACCCTAGTATATGGAGACTCCAGTACATTTCAAATTCATCACGTGCATCATTACGCCctatttgggagcatggatttatTTCAGACTGGATTTGACctaaatttagtatgattttgtATCACACCTTATTCAAATTAACATAAATCCAAATCCTGAAAACCCGTCCCAAATGCATTGATTTATAAATTATTTACCTCATAAGTGAGTACCACAGTTGGGAATAATAGAGATATTTTATTTggggggagggagggagggaggaggTGACATTTATGGTTGACAAAAAAATCCAAAAACATTGGACAACCAAAAAACTTGGCTGTGGAGCAAATAAGATTAGCCCTTTCTTTTCAAATCCGATTCCAATTCGGATTCTTAAGTTGATTTTCAATTACCAAACGCCATCTCGATTAGGGTCTACTTAATTTGCTAAAATAATTTGCAATTTACATTGAACATGATCATTATCTTTAAATTTCAAACTAATGCATTCATTCATAATCAAGCAATAAATCACAAAAACCATCCATGAATTCAACCAATCGATCAGAAAAATATCAAGAAACCAAACCCACAAGATGAAAACCTGGAATCTGCACATGTAGTAATCCTCGCCGTACACAGCGCGCAAGACGTCTAGAGGTTTCCACTTGTGGTTTCTGCGGGGAAACACGACGCTCATGTTCACCAAAGCCCTAACCCTATCTGGCCGCAAGAGGCAGAGGTACCATGCCACCACCGCCCCCCAGTCGTGACCCACCACGAACACCTTGTCCTCGCCGCCGGCGATCGCGTCCAGCAGCGCTATCAGGTCGCCCACGACGTGCAGCGCCGTGTACCCCGCGGCTGCGGGGGGCGCGTCGGTGTCGCCGTAGCCCCGGAGGTCGGGCGCCACCGCGCGGTAGCCGAGCGCCGCCAGAGCCACCACCTGGTGCCGCCACGAGTACCAGAGCTCCGGGAAGCCGTGGAGGAAGAGAATCACCGGGCCGTCACCCTTCTCCGCGACGTGCATGTTGATGCCGTTGACGTTCACTGTTCTGTGCTCTATGCCTTCCATGGCTGTGGCCTCTGTGGGTGTGTTGTGGAATTTGGGTTGGGGACTCTGGGAAATATTGTGACATTTAACGGAAAAatgaaaaaactatttttggtAAGGTAATTTATCTTTATAACAAAATCAAATGGAAGATTGGAGAAATTTTAGCTTTTTGGTGTTAAAAGTGGAATTCTTTTCTCGAGAAAGCAAGGGAAAATGTGGCTGGAGGAGAAAATGTTCTGTTTGGCTTTGTGGTGAGGTAAAAGTTAAAAAGTGATGAGTTGATTGGGCTTTGGCTTTCCACCCATGGCATCGTTTTGCTTGGATTAGGGCCATTACGCATTAAGAAAATTATGTTGCCATTCTCATGACAGTAAAGCTTTATTGGGGTTGGCAAAACAGGTCCGATCTATCCGTCATTTCTTACTAACACgatttaaaatgaatttttttcgatttatcttttcttttttttttaaaatatattaaataatatcctatttagaaaaataaatctcAGAATGACTCTAATATAATCTCGTTAATTGATCCAATGAGATTTACCACACATCACCCCTAGCTTATGTTCCAGGCAAATCTTGCTTGCCACGCGTCAGTCAATTAactaatttatcttttaaatctcgctacttaatccagtgagatttcaataaatttcgctGGACCAAACaatgagatttcaataaatttcattggaccaagcagcgagatttactgtgcattcattttttttattaataattcaaagtatatcattttaaaatatctttttaaCTATAATTTGTAACAtgaattgttttaattttttgtgttctccttttttatttaattattattataataataaattaaatttttggagcgaagaatcatttaataatttaaattttcacatagaataaatttaatttttgaatttaattaaaaatataaatgtatGTGAAACATGTGAATGTATACTAATAATAGTCACAAATAAATAGTGCCAAAACtatttattgttgttcatttattaactaaaaataaaaactaaattgACACTATATGTTTCTAGAATTATTCAAACAGTTTGATATTCACAGAACTCAATATAATGctcacaaataatatatatagaaatatttttACTTACAGAGACTGAGAGGCATCAGACAGTGCAAAAACTGGCACTCCAAACAAATTAGAACCGCACGACTCATCATCAAAACTTTTTATGAAGTAATAATAATCTATAATAATTTTTTCCATGACTTTATTTCTTCTATTGTCTATAAGCAATGTGAGGGGGAATCCCTCCATAAGAAGGACCACACTCAAAAGACATGATGCTTGAGATCCGCAAGCAAATTAAGTGCTACAAGTAAGAAGCACATAAACTGATCTTACCAACTTTCTGGAAGCATATCCAGGAATAAGAATAGATTGAAAAGATGCCATTAACTTCAACAATGAGCTAAATTCATCAACAACATCATTCACCACGTGTGCGTGCATAACGTACCATAAAGCACTAAAGTTCCATGACAATCTCCCTGCAAAGGAAGTGAGGATGGAAGACATTCTCGAGCAAGAAATACAGTACTTCTCCCCAAGCTAGACTTGAAGAAATCACAATCATGAAACTTTTCAAAGTATACAAAAACGAATAAAACATTGGCTGTCAAGCTAACTCCTAGGATTTTCTAGTGTAATGAAATATAGGAATTTGCAAGACAAGCAATGAACAATACACCTCCTCATCaatcaaaatattcaaaagctATTCGAGCTTTCTAGCTATCCTGAGTCTCACATCTTCTTGAAGTTCACAAGAACTTCTCAGAAGACGCAGAAAGAAAGCAACACGTCCAAGCAATAATACTCTTGACCTAGGCATTGCTTCACAGCCTACTGAAAAAATTGCATCCATTGAAATCATCCCATCATAACTACTTGGCTTCCCATGTGTTGAAATTAAACTCATTTCATCAGTGAACACCCAATCCAAAATGTGTAACTTAAGTTCCCCTTTCACTTGATCTGAATTTAgtaagactttaaataaactaaaaaactTTGGCTCAAAAAATTCTGCTACTGCTTCACTTGCATTTCTTAGAAGAGTTTCTGTGGTTAGTGAAATTGAAAAGGTTGAAATCATCACAACACAAAGCGCCATCTCCTTATGAAGAATCCTGATTCAACCAGGTTTTAAACATAAAGCTGGATCAAATTATAGATGTGTTTGTGTTTATCCAAGTCCTTTTATACACTTGTTACCCCCACTATTTCCTTAGATTAATTCGAAATAGATTTgtgatcataatttttttttttaacaatgtttCATATGTATAGGCATGTAAGTTCCTTGATGAGAAGTGGTGTCCCAATTTTGTGGTAATTGTTGCTCAGAATAATCATCACACTAAGTTCTTCCAAGCTAGTGGGTATCCAAAAGAAATGTTGTAGATGTACATACCATGTTTTCAAATGTGAAGTAGTGCCTAACTAAAACACcgctatttctttcttcttccatcTTATGGTGTTCTATGGGTTGGGAGATATAAATAAATTCTTAAACTAACTATTTAATGATCCAGAATCTCACTTACATTTTCACATGTTATTAAGGTGGGATAATTAGAGTTATTTACGCCTTTCAACCCTATATGtcaattgtaattattttactaCTTGCTTTAATTTGCAGGGGACCACAATTCCCACACATTACCACGTGTTGTTAGATGAAGTTGGATTTTCTGCAGATGACCTGCAGGATCTTGTTCAGTCATACATCATATGTGTAAGTAGATTTGGGCAATTGTAGCTACGGAAATGATGGTTATTGAacagttttaatttaaaataatcttgttattagtgtatatttataatatatgactGATATATTGTTGACATTACTCCCATTGCCCATATTCAGCCATGCGCTTTGAGttatttatttgttgttgaaCTAATATTCTATAAAATGAATAATATCAAGTAAGTATTAGAgctcaaaatttgatatacataTCTGCCTTACAACTTACAAGGTCATGTTCTCGTTAACTAattcttaaaatataattaatttatcattaatgtaaaaaattaaattataaatttatcattCGTTGTTACAaaacttaaattataattttccttttttgtttaaCCAActttctataatatgaataaaatCATTCAGCATGGTCTGTGCATCCAATTATATAAAGAATTATTACTATAAAGATTTCAGCAGagtttccttttaaaaaatgaccatatcccaTCCACGCACATGtttaaagaaaacatttatcGTATACAAACAataacagtatgttcacaagtttcatacacattcaaagtatcaaataattgtaaaaattttggcagagtctccttttaaaaaatgaccatatcccaTCCACAcacatgttcaaagaaaacattttcgTATACAAacaataccagtatgttcacaactttcatacacattcaacatatcaaaaaactgtaaaaatttcggtagagtttccttttaaaaaatgactatATCCCATCCAtacacctgtgcaaagaaaacattttttgtatacaaacgataccagtatgttcacaactttcataaACATTCAATGCATCAAATAACtgtaaaaatgaataaatattcatttattcacacctgtcatacacaactttTAATCGGGGACATGGAAATAAAAACAGCATTCatttacaactttcattcacacctgtcatacacaacattcattcacatatacatgttgtgaaaaatgaataaatattcctaattatatacataaataatacaacgatgctatacaaatgaaaaaataaaaaatacatgcTTGTAcaaatgaagaaataaaatatagaagttgtacaaatgaaataaacaaaatTGAGCAGACTACTTTGTGCCGTATAGGGGTCGTCTCTGGTTTCATGTTGGTTGCCGTTGGCTTCAGCCTTTTCCTGGCATCTCCTGTCTTGTCCCGCCGACGTGCTGTAAGCCCAGCATCTACACCAATAGGAGCTACATCATCTACATCCATGCGAAACGGATGGGGAGATAACACATATGAAGGCTCTGGACGAGACCGAGGTGACATAGCGGGTgcatccacctcctccgcatcaAGCAAGTCATCTAATAGGTAATCCACCGAGGGGGTGGTAGCAGAGTCTGAGGGAGCATTTGcctatttgttgaccttataggtcacatccggttttgataatgacaaatgctaTAGTATTTGATGGCTTTTAAGTGTATGTGCATGTTCATTTAAACAAATCAAagaatggcacatgaaagcaaagcatgaagaccctgaaggtgcacctttcttttcgagagccttcctataagaactccacgattaagtgtgtttggtttggagtaatcttgggatgggtgaccttctgtgaagttttctcaagaagtgtgtgagtgaggacaaaacacactgaaaaggacacgtgttggtatgtggggccagtcattagtttgataaggtatgccccctattgtctagtctaggtggaggaggagagacgtagtgctccttgATAGACCCGGGTTGGGGCGTtataaaatggtatcagagcaattacctagccggaagtgtgatgcgattcacatcgcctgagtttggaaatgtgggttcgcaacgaggacgttgcgttctataagtgggggagaatgaaataccccgtggaagaaagacttaaaaggattagatgttactacccatatcaacaatgtgcacctttcttttcaagaGCCTTCTTGTAAGAACTCCACAattaagtgtgcttggcttggagtaatcttgggatgggtgaccttctgtgaagttttctcaggaagtgtgtgagtgaggaaaaaacatactgaaaatgacatgtgttggtctgtggggtcagttattagtccaataaggcctgCCCCCCTGTTATCTAGTCTATGTGGAAGAGGAGAGACGCAATACTCCCTTGCAGACCCGGGTTTGGGCGTTATAATATAGATATGAAATGAGATTTTTGGGGCATtgcaattgtggtatcagagctgcCATGCAATGACAAcgttattttatgtattttatgtTTGTGTTTTCAGGTCGTGACACTCTCATTTCttggaaaaacaaaaaatagtttGTAGTTTCTTGTACTTCTACTGAGGCTGAACATCGTGTCATGGCTTCAACTATTGGTGAAATAGTTTGGTTGCATTGGTTACTTGTTGACATAGGTGTCTTACTTGCTGAACTCACTCCTATATATTATGCCAACACCAATGCTATTCAGATTGCTCATAACTTTATCTTTCATGAAcgcactaagcatattgaaattgattgtcatctcaCACGTCATCATCTTCGCTTTGGTACCATCTCTCTCCCATTCATTTCCTTTACCGTGCAGTTAGCTGACTTCTTCCCAAAGTCTCATACTAATAGTTGTTTCAGTTTCTACTCAGCAAACTCTCAATACTTCTCGGTGCGCCAtcgtgagtttgaggggggatatatatatatatatatatatatatatatatatatatatatatatataagtaggtgCACTTTAGTTTTTTGTATCAttattagggttaggtttattAATTAGGTCTATTGTATTCAATGAGGCAATTTTTTTGGTTTTCCTGTGTTCAACAACTCTCTCTTTGTAATTGAATCtatccctctctctttctttttctctctttgcATTGGATCATGAATGTTATCACCCTCTACCCAATAGATTTAAGGTATTTAACATAGACGGATATAATTGGTCATTTGATCCCCTAAACCACTTTGACACCTTTAAAatgttgatgcaattgcaagaTGCACCTGATATCATAATGTGTTAAGCATTTAAAATAACTTTAAAGGGGAATGCTAGGGCATGGTACCAGATATTGAAGCTCGACTCAATTGGGTCTTTCCTTGAGATGGAGCAACAATTTGTGGGGCATTTCATCAGCATCCAAAAGATGGTGAAAACTTCGGCCCACCTGATGAGCCCTGTTCAAGGAGAGGAAGAGACATTGAAAAAAATTCAAGCGTCGTTTTATTAATGCAACTTTGGAAGTTAGAAACCTGGATGATGGAGCAACAGTGGCTACTTGACAATAGCTATGCAACCTTATGACTTTCTAAATTTCATAgaaaagaaacccccaaacgaCATGGGAGGACTAATAGcgcaaacccaaaaatatatcaATCTAGAGGAGGTTATCACCACAAAAAAAAATAAGCAAATCATATTTGAAGAGAAAATATACCAAAGACATTGATGAAATTGTCGAGGGAGTAGTAAAGAAATATACCTCCAGTGAAGACTTCCCTTCCAAGCGTAGAGAATCATAAAAGGGGAAAAAGACTATTTATAGGAGAAAAAGAGGTGGCATGGACCACGAGACTTTGTGAGATGCAAATCATGCTGGGGAAGTCTACCTAGAAAAAGGGCTCTACTCACCGAGACATGGCTCATTTGATGAGCATCGCTTGTGAGACCTTAAAATGCCCATTTGATTAGTACTATTCATGAGGCATCAAGAAGCGCTTTGCTCAGTAAAAAATTAGTTCATCTAATGAGCACCACTCATAAGACCTAAAAAAACACATCTAATGAGCACTACTTATGAGGCATCAAGAGACATACATTATTTGACAAAAAATTGGTCAATCTGATGAGTACTACTCATGAGGCAACAAGAGATGTACtttgttttataaaaaaattagtccATTTGACGAACACTGCTCAGAAGGCAACAAAAGACGGACACTACTTGACGAAAAATTGGCTCATTTGTTGAACACTGCttatgaggtttcaaaaatctcatctAATGAGCGCCGTTTATGAGACAACTATAGAAGAGCTTTGCTCAGCAAAAAAATTATTCATCTGATGAGCATCACTCAAGAGACCAAAAATGCCCATTTGGTGAGCACCACTTATAAGACAACAATAGACAAGCATTGCTTGATAACAAATTGATTCATTTTATGAGCATTGATTATGAGATCCAAAAATGTCTATCGAATAAGCACTACTCATAAGACAACAGTAGATGGGCACTACTCGACAAAAAAATGAACCTATCTGATGAGAGTACTGTTTATGAGATTTAAAAATGTCAATTTGATGAGCATCACTCATTAGACGAAAAAatgcccatttgatgagcattACTCAAAAGGCGACAAGAAAATGGCACTATCTGAAAATGTATTGATCAtctgatgagcaccgctcatgtGACCCAAAGATGTCCACTAATGACTTAATCCGAATTTCATGATAATAAAAATGCTTATAACAAATGCAATATACTCTCAAACCAAAAAAGTAACTCTAAAACTCGAGAATAGAAAGACAACTAATATAACCTAAAAGAGAGTCTGACATTAAACTCGACATTCActtatgtaaaattaaaaaaaaaaaaaaagatatcaaGGAATTAATGAGAAAGAAGAAATGTCTATTAATTAAAGTAAGAGCCCAACACATCAATCTTTACTACATAGTAACATATCATAGTCAAAATGTAACTCCTATAATCCATTAGTAGGGAAAAAAATAGGGAGGTATCTCGAATGCCTATAAAAAAG
This genomic stretch from Malania oleifera isolate guangnan ecotype guangnan chromosome 3, ASM2987363v1, whole genome shotgun sequence harbors:
- the LOC131150861 gene encoding uncharacterized protein LOC131150861; this encodes MEGIEHRTVNVNGINMHVAEKGDGPVILFLHGFPELWYSWRHQVVALAALGYRAVAPDLRGYGDTDAPPAAAGYTALHVVGDLIALLDAIAGGEDKVFVVGHDWGAVVAWYLCLLRPDRVRALVNMSVVFPRRNHKWKPLDVLRAVYGEDYYMCRFQEAGEIEAEFAQIGTERVLKEFLTYRNPGPLYLPKGKAFGHSPDTPIILPSWLSEEDLHYYSSKYEKKGFTGGLNYYRAMNLNWELTAAWTGTQIKVPVKFIVGDLDLTYNAPRTKEHIHNGGFKQDVPFLQEVVVMEGVAHFINQEKPDEINKHIYDFIRKF